The genomic region GGACACTTCCGCGCTGCCGGTAAGGTGCTAGAAGGTAAAACAGATATTCCAACACGCCTTTGGATTGCTCCACCTACCAAGATGGATGCAATGGTTTTGACTGAAGAAGGTTATTACGGCATTTTAGGTCGCACGGGTGCACGCATGGAAGCCCCAGGCTGTTCACTCTGCATGGGTAACCAGGCTTCAATGCGTAAAGGGGCAACAGCAGTGTCCACCTCAACCCGTAATTTCCCGAATCGTCTCGGTATTGATACCAATGTGTTCTTAGCATCAGCAGAGCTCTCTGCAGTAGCGGCACTCTTGGGACGTATTCCAACGATGCCGGAGTATCTTGCGGAGTTGGGAGCACTGAATGCAAAAGCAGACGAAGTCTATCGCTATATGAACTTTGACAAGATCAAATCATTTAGCGATGTGGCTGATACTGTGACGGTTTAACAAACTAGACTGCACGATAAAAAGGCGATCTGATGATCGCCTTTTTTCATTTATGCATCACTAGAGAGTCAAATGAATAGCTTGCTTTCTTGATGGGCGTTCTCACGATGCAATCCTGAGGCCCAGGTATTGGTAGGCAAGCCCGTTTTTTCCATAAGCACTTTGGCGCGCTTAGAAACTTCTTTCCATTCTACATTCAGTATGGGGCCTTTAAAAGCAATCGCAACCACATTGCAATCATGAGATTCTGGAAAGAGCAGTACCCTATTATCAAAAGCTTCGCAGAGATGATTAAGATTCACCTGAAAGCTTTTGTGCCGAGAAAATAAATTGACAGTCAAGACCCCAGGTGATTTTAAGATGTCGAAACAACCTTGATAAAAGTCGAGTGAACTTGCTGACGGACCATCACAGATTGCATCATAGAGATCTACTTGCACCGCATCAAATACATTTTTATATTTGCTGTTACAAACAAATGCCTTTGCATCGAGCTGGAGGGTTTCTAACCGGCGATCATCATCTGGCGTAAAGAACATAGTCCTGGCAGAGATAATTACCGAAGGATTAAGCTCAACCACAGTACTTTTTACAGCTGGACAATGCCGATGCGTAAACTTGGTTAACGCGCCGGTCCCCAATCCAAGTTGAGCCGCATGCATACCGGGCTTAGTTTCTAAGAAGAGCAACCAAGCCATCATTTGCTGGTTATATTCTAGGTAGATCTCATCCGGATCTCGCATCCGCATAGCACCCTGAATCAATTCACTTCCAAAGTGTAAATACCGAATACCACCGCTTTCAGAAAAACTGACTGGCTCCATCGCCATTTCTAATTCGGTCACTATTTATTTGGCCCAGACTCTAGCATTACGGAATAGGCGCATCCAAGGACTGGCGCCATCAGGCGTAGCTAGCCACTCCGTTGGACTCCAGCTCATTTGTGCCGTTCTAAAAACGCGCTCTGGATGCGGCATCATCACAGTAAATCGGCCATCGGGGGTAGTGACACCTGTTAATCCGCCAGGAGAGCCATTAGGATTCATAGGATAAGTTTGGGTCGGCTTGCCTTGATGATCTACAAAACGCAGCGCTGATAAACCTTGTTTCTGAAGACTATCTTGATTTCCTTGCTGGCTAAAGTTAGCAAAGCCTTCACCGTGCGCAATTGCAATCGGCAAATGACTGCCTTCCATGCCCTGAGTAAAAATCGATGGCGATGCCAATACTTCTGCCATTACTAAACGCGCCTCATACTGCTCTGATAGATTACGAGTAAATTTAGGCCATGCTTGTGCACCAGGAATAATCCCTGAAAGATTACTCATCATCTGGCAGCCATTACATACACCTAAAGCAAAGCTATCTTGGCGCATAAAAAATGCAGAAAACTGATCGCGCAATTGAGTATTAAAAAGAATGGTTTTTGCCCAGCCCTCGCCGGCACCTAATACATCACCGTAGCTAAACCCGCCACAAGCAATGAGGCCACGGAACTGGTCTAAGGAAGCTTTTCCGGAGAGCAAATCGGACATATGTACGTCGTAGCTATCAAAGCCTGCCCAGTTCATGGCATAAGCCATCTCAACATGAGAATTGACGCCCTGCTCTCTTAAAATAGCCACCTTAGGTCTTAGATTCTTGCTGATAAAAGGCGCAGCAACATCTTCAGCCGCATTAAATGTGAGTTTGGGTGTCATACCGATATCAGCTAGATCATCTAGTAGTGCAAATTCACTATCAGCGCAGTCTGGGTTATCCCGTAAGCGAGCAATTTGATAACTAGTATTGGTCCACATCTTTTGAAGTACTTCACGAGATTCTGTAAAGATTTTTTTTGCATCGCGCCAGATTTCAATATTGCCCTTGGTATTCGGTTTGGCAACGACATGACTATAGGCACTTAAATTTAGGCGGCGTAAAACGGCAAAGACAGCATCGCGATCAGATTTACGCACTTGAATCACCGCACCTAATTCTTCATTAAATAAAGCGCGTAGGGTTTGTTCATGACGACGGCCAGACACTTGATCAGCCCAATTCTTAGCATCGCCCCAATCTTGCTCTTGGCCAACATCAACAGCAATCATGTCTACGTTAATAGAAATGCCGCAATGCGAGGCAAAAGCCATCTCTGTAATACAGGCAAATAGACCGCCGTCTGAACGATCGTGATAAGCCAGTAATTGATCTGCTTTACGTAATTCAATGATGGCAGCAGCAAGAGATTTCAAGTCTTCAGGGTAATCTACGTTTGGCGCTAGCTTACCGGATTGATTTAATACTTGAGCCAAGATACTACCAGCCATACGGTTCTTACCGCGACCAAGATCAATCAAAATTAATTCAGTCTCTAAAGATGCGCCTGTGGCATCTTTTAGTACTAGGAGGGGCGTTGATGTTTTACGTATATCTTGTACAGATGCAAAAGCAGAAATAATGAGGGAGACGGGTGAAACGACCTTCTTCGCTTGATCACCATCTTGCCACGCAGTTGCCATCGATAAAGAATCTTTACCCACCGGAATAGAAATACCCAGCGCAGGACATAAATCCATGCCAATGGCTTGTACTGAGTCATACAATTTTGCATCTTCACCTGGACTACCGCAAGCCGCCATCCAGTTAGCAGAAAGTTTGACGTCCTCAAGACCGCGAATATCCGCCGCTAACAAGTTGGTAATTGCCTCACCAACTGCCATACGGGCTGCAGCTGCCGCATCCATGACGGCTATTGGAGTACGCTCACCCATCGACATTGCTTCACCGCGATAGCCTTTGTAATCCATCATCGTGACCGCGCAATCTGCTACGGGAACTTGCCATGGGCCCACGAAAGGATCACGGGCATTCAGTCCACCAACAGTTCTATCGCCAATGGTAATTAAGAAGGACTTACTCGCAACGGTAGGTTGCTGCAAAACCCAGGCAATACATTGAGCAAGGTCTGCATCCGTGACATTAAGCTCTTCAAAATGTTGCGCTACACGCTTTACATCGCGATGCATTCGTGGAGGCTTGCCAAGAAGCACTTCCATGGGAATATCGATGGGCATAGCAGCATCAGTACCAGCAACTTGCTTGCTATCACTCAACTGCAATTGACGCTCAACAGTTGCATGACCTACTAACGCTACAGGACAGCGCTCACGATCACAGAGTGATTTAAATAGGTCCAAATCTTGGGCATCAATCGCTAGGACATAGCGCTCTTGTGATTCATTGCACCAGATTTCAGCGGGGCTCATGCCACTCTCTTCCAGAGGCACATCCCATAATCTAAATTGTGCACCCAATCCCGCCCCATCGGCTAGTTCAGGAAATGCATTAGAAATTCCGCCAGCACCCACATCATGAATAGAAACAATGGGATTATGTTCACCCATGGCGCGACAAGCATTAATTACTTCTTGCGCACGACGTTCCATCTCGGGATTACCCCGCTGCACAGAGTCAAAGTCTAAGTCAGCAGTATTGGTACCTGTTGCTACCGAGCTACCAGTAGCGCCGCCCATACCGATACGCATGCCAGGGCCACCTAGTTGAATAAATAAATGCCCAGCTTTAATTTCTTTCTTAGCCGTGTGAATAGAATCAATACTGCCAATACCGCCCGCAATCATGATCGGCTTGTGATAGCCACGACGAACCCCTTCTAGGGTTTGTTCGAAGACCCGGAAATAACCGCCCAGTATTGGACGCCCGAATTCATTATTAAAGGCAGCGCCACCTAGTGGACCGTCGATCATAATTTGTAATGGGGTTGCTATCCGATCTGGCTTACCGTAAATCTCTGCTTCCCAAGGAAGGCTAGTTCCGGGAATATGTAAATTAGATACTGAGAAACCCGTCAGGCCAGCTTTAGGGCGACCACCAATACCCGTGGCACCCTCATCTCGAATCTCACCACCAGCGCCAGTAGAAGCCCCAGGAAATGGCGCGATGGCTGTTGGGTGATTGTGAGTCTCCACCTTCATTAAGGTGTGAACAAGGCGGGTATCTTTTTGATAGTGATGATCTTTCCCTTGGGGGGACCAAGTCTCTGATTCACAGCCGACCATCACTGCTGAGTTATCGGAGTAGGCAACAATCGTCCCCTCAGGATGTAATTGATGCGTATTACGAATCATCGCAAATAATGATTTCTCCTGATCATCCCCGTCTATTGTCCAAGTGGAATTAAAGATCTTGTGTCGGCAATGCTCACTATTGGCCTGGGCAAACATAATCAGCTCAACATCACTGGGGTTACGCTCTAAGCGGGTGAAGTTGTCGGCGAGATATACCACTTCATCATCAGACAAAGCAAGGCCCAATTCTTGATTCGCGCGATCTAATGCTGCCCTGCCTTCGGAGAGAACAGGAATGCGAGTAAAGGGACGGTCTGGCAAAGTTTGATAGAGAACGCTCGCCTCATCAGGATGGGTAATCACCACTTCAGTCATGCGGTCATGCAATGCATCTAATACACATTGAGCCTGCTCTGGGCTGAGCAATTGTTTACTCTGCCAAGTGTATTGAATGCCACGCTCAATACGCAACACCTTTAAGCCGCACTGGCGAGCAATATCAGTAGCTTTACTTGCCCAAGGTGAAACAGTACCGAAACGGGGAATGCTGATTGCAGATTGCTGGCTAGGTGCTTTAGTTAGAAATGAACCGCCCGATTTCAATTGTGAATGAAAGGGCTGGCCATAAGTCAGCAAACTTTCGAGAACCTCGGTGTCCATAGGATTTAGCGCAGGCTCAGACCAAATAAAATGGAGATATTGAGCCTCAATGGACTCAAGTGAAATACCCTGGGCTGCTAGCGAGGCTAAAAGTCGCTGTTGGCGAAAGGCTGAAAGGGCATTGGCCCCGGACAAGCAACAGAATGAAGACATCCTTAGATTATAAGGTTTTGATCACACCAGTCGGCCGCCCTGAAGACTCAATTGCCGTCCACACCGAGCAGCTAAGGCGGGATCATGAGTCACCAGAATTAGGGTTGAAGAATTCTCCCGATTTAACTCAAAAAGCAGCTCGATTACCCGCTCTCCACTGGCTTCGTCTAGACTGCCTGTAGGCTCATCTGCAAATAAAATTGCGGGTTTATTGATAAAAGCGCGGGCTAAGGCAACACGCTGTTGCTCTCCTCCCGAAAGTGTTTTCGGGAAATGGTTCAGTCTGTCACCTAGGCCTACCTTTTCAAGCCAAGTTTTAGCTGCTAACCTCGCCTCAGATTGACCCACCCCAACAAGCTCGAGGGGTAACATCACATTTTCAATAGCATTGAGATGGGGTAACAACTGAAAGGACTGAAAAACAAAGCCGACATGCTTACCCCTTAACTGGGCTCGACCATCTTCATCTAGACTATTCAGGTTTGTCTCCATTAAGCTAATCTGACCACTAGAAGGAAGATCTAGGCCAGCCAATAAGCTCAGTAAGGTGCTTTTGCCTGATCCTGATGCACCTACGATTGCTACACTTTCTCCTTGAGCAATTTCAAAGCTAATGTCGTGCAAAATAGTGAGCTCACCATCAGCCGTTTTAACCAGCTTAGAGAGCTGGTCGGCAATAATGGATACCAGTGGTTTAGTCATATAAAAGATTACTTATCAATTTAATCATGCGGGCAAAATTGTTTATTTACAAATTTGGGTTAATAGGCTTATTTTGCCTGTTTATTGCCAACCATTCACTGGCACAAACAAATCCTGTCATTTTAGTTTTAGGGGATAGCCTATCTGCTGAGTATGGTATTCCGCGTGGCACTGGATGGGTCACTTTATTAGAAAAGCAATTGGTACGAGATGCGAGCCCATGGACTGTTTTCAATGCCAGCATTAGTGGTGAAACGAGCTCAGGTGGTCTCTCCCGTCTTCCAGCCTTACTGACTCAAAAAAAGCCCGGCTTGGTAATGATTGAGCTGGGCGCCAATGATGCCTTACGTGGTTTACCCATTTCAGAAACAGAAGCAAATCTTCGCAAGATGATTCAGATGAGTAAAAAAACGGGGGCTCAGGTTTTACTCTTTGGTATGCAAATACCGCCCAACTATGGTCAGACGTACACGGGTAAGTTCAAGGCTCTTTTTGCTAGCTTGGCAAGAGAGGAAAAGATTGAGTTGGTCCCATTTTTTCTCGAGAACGTAGCCTCAAAACCAGAATTGTTTCAAGCGGATCGATTGCATCCTAATGTGGAAGCACAAAGTGTGCTCTTCAAAAACGTATGGGGCTCCATGGCCCCATATCGCAACTTACTCCAACAGACTCCGAAATAAGTTAGCTACCTGCCCCGCTTGTATTAGCTGCCTTTAAGGGATTAATCATTTTCACGCTAGCATTATTGCGCCAGTACCCCATAAAGCCAGCAAACTCAGATTGTGCCGCCAAGGCCTGAATCTGCTGAGCCTGCGCTTTGTAAGCCTTAGCATCGCTCGAACTAGGTTGGCGAATCTGATCAATGCGGTAAAGCGTAGTGCCCACTCCCGGGTTAGATACAGAGACAACTGATGGCAATTTATCTGGATTTACAGACATCACTTCATCCATAGAGGGGCCTGCAAGATTACCGGGCTTGCTACGTGAAATCCAAATAGGGCTAGCAAACCCAGCAGCATTCTTAGGATCTTTGTCTAAGGCAAGCAACTTCTCGCTAGCCGCTGTTGTAGCCAGTTTTTCTGCAGCGCGTTGACTGACCTGGCGTTTAACTTCAGAAGATACTTCGCTTAAAGGGAGGATTTGAGCTGGATGCAATGTCACTACCCGTGCTGAAACAAAAACGCCTGGTGAAATTTGTACAGCCTCAGTATTACGCTTGTTCTTTGAGGCCTCATCACCATATAGTGATTGAATGACTTTAGGATTAGCAAGTGGATGGTCTCTAGATACACCAGGAGCACCCCCACGAGTTACGCCTTTTTGATTCTGGATACTGAGCTTCAACTTATCAGCGGCAGGCTTCAAGCTATCGGACTGGTCATAGGTAATGTTAGCGAACTGATCCGCCTTTTCACTAAAGGATTTGGAATCCTCTTTGGGATCTGCCCTCAGAACAATGTACTCGACATCCATGAATTCAGGACGCTCAAATAATCTGCTGTTAGCGTCATAAAAAGCTTTCAGGTCTTCAGCGCTAGGGTTCACTTTTCCAAGATAGTCTTTTGCATTGAACTGCAAGATCTGTACTTGTCTCTCGGTATCGTACAAGGTAGAAATGATCTCAGACAACTTCGGATTAGCGAGCTCTGTTCGCGCAACAGAATTAACGAGTTGCTGTATTTTTAAATCAAAACTTTGACCTGCATAAAACTGCTCTTCATTCATGCCATTACTAGCAAGCAACTGCTTAAAGCGCGCGTCATCAAAGCTACCATCTTGACGATACAAAGAACGAATCTGCGGAATCTTTTGTAAGCTGTTGACTAGCTCTTGCTTGCCTACTTGCAAGCGGAGGTCGCTTACTGCAACCCCTAAGATGCGTTGTTGTAAAAGTTCATTAAGGATAGCCTGACGAAAAGGCAGACTTTGGGCAATTTGGGTATTACCACCCACACGTTCAGCCTGACGTTTTGCAGCAGTATCTACTTCTTGCGCAGTAATGGGCTTGCCGTCTACCTTGACGACATCGGTCTCTTTATCAAAAAATTCGGAATAACTCGATATTCCAAAAAAAGCAAAAGAAGGAACAATAAATAGCAATAAGATAAATTGCAGTATTTTTTGGTTCTTGCGTACGGAATCAAACATAAGTTAATCGCTAGGAAGTAGAGTCAATAGAGAAAGTGTACAAGGCAGAGAGTCTAGGGGAAACTAGAAAGCCTATAAAGAAATATCCATAGATTGGGAAACTGGTGGGCGCTGACGGGATCGAACCGCCGACATTCTGCGTGTAAGGCAGACGCTCTACCATCTGAGCTAAGCGCCCCAATTTAGTACAGACGAGATTGTAACCTAGAGCGGTGGGGAAGCAGGGTTTCTTGAGCAAAAGTAGACAAAAATAGCTTATCTATTTGACCAGAAAACCCTCCAACATCAATGCTTGAGAGCCTCACCAGAAGAGCGCTGTTCAACGGCTTTACTTGCTTCAGCCGCCTTCTTAGCAAGCTCTTCGGGCGTTGGATCTGGCAAAGCCTCCGGTTTACGCTCTAAAGCAAGTTCAAGCACTTTATCAATCCAACGGACAGGAACAATTTCAACAGCATTCTTCACGTTATCGGGAATATCAATCAGGTCCTTGACGTTTTCTTCTGGAATCAACACAAGCTTAATGCCACCACGATGTGCCGCCAATAACTTCTCTTTCAGGCCACCAATCGGCAAGACTTCGCCGCGTAATGTAATCTCGCCAGTCATAGCCACATCAGAGCGAATAGGAATACCAGTAAACACAGAGACTAAGGCAGTTGTAATGGCAATACCCGCAGATGGTCCATCTTTAGGCGTTGCACCATCCGGGAAGTGAATATGAATATCCTTCTTCTCAAATGCCTCATCAGCGATGCCCAGCGCTCTTGCCCTTGAACGTACAACCGTTTTAGCAGCCTCAACGGATTCTTTCATGACGTCGCCAATCGAGCCAGTACGAGTAATCACTCCTTTACCTGGCATCACAGCGGCCTCAATCGTCAAAAGATCACCACCCACTTCGGTCCATGCTAAGCCTGTTACCTGACCAACTTGATTCTCTTTCGCTGCAAGGCCAAAGTCAAACATCCGAACGGATAAGAATTTCTCAAGATTATCAGCATCAACAGTAATCGGTGCCGCTTCTTTCTTCAGGAGCAGTAGCTTTACTACCTTACGACAAATCTTACTAATTTCACGCTCTAGGGAACGAACACCTGCTTCGCGCGTGTAATAACGAATGATGCCGCGTACCGCACTCTCTTCAATCTTTAACTCATCTTTCTTTAAGCCATTATTTTTAATCTGCTTAGGAATTAAATAATTCATGGCAATACTAGTCTTCTCATCTTCTGTATAACCAGCAAGACGAATAATTTCCAATCGATCTAACAATGGACCAGGAATATTCAAAGAGTTTGAGGTGGCCACAAACATCACATCCGAAAGATCAAAGTCCACTTCAACATAGTGATCTTGGAAAGTATGATTTTGCTCTGGATCAAGCACTTCTAAAAGTGCACTGGCTGGATCACCCCGGAAATCCATACCCATCTTGTCGACTTCGTCTAAGAGAAATAAAGGATTGCGTACGCCAACTTTAGTCAGGCTTGCCAAAATTTTGCCTGGCATCGACCCAATATAGGTACGACGATGCCCCCGAATTTCAGATTCATCACGCACACCACCTAAGGCCATGCGTACAAACTTACGATTGGTAGCACGAGCAATAGATTGTCCAAGCGAAGTCTTACCAACACCGGGAGGGCCTACCAAACAAAGAATTGGTGCCTTGACACGATCAACGCGTTGTTGAACAGCAAGATATTCCAAAATACGTTCTTTAACTTTATCCAGCCCGTAATGATCCTCATCCAATACTTTTTCTGCATTGGTTAAATCATTATTGATCTTGGTTTTTTTCTTCCAAGGAAGATTCACTAAGGTATCGATAAAGTTCCGAATCACTGTTGCCTCTGCAGACATCGGCGACATCAGTTTTAGCTTCTTGAGCTCAGACTCCGCCTTCTTTAAAGCCTCTTTTGGCATGCGAGCAGCTTTAATGCGCTTCTCGAGTTCCTCAAGATCAGCACCCTCTTCGCCCTCGCCTAACTCTTTTTGAATTGCTTTAACTTGCTCATTCAAATAGTATTCACGCTGACTCTTTTCCATCTGACGCTTTACACGCCCACGAATACGCTTTTCTACTTGCAGGATATCGATTTCACTTTCGAGGTCAGCCAGCAAACTTTCTAAACGCTTAACTACATCCATCATTTCAAGCAAACGCTGCTTTTGCTCTAACTTCACAGGCAAGTGAGCACAAATCGTATCGGCTAAACGGCTTGGATCATCAATGCCCCCTAATGAGGAAAGAATTTCTTGCGGGACTTTCTTATTGAGTTTGACGTACTGATCAAACTGGGCCATGATCGCGCGGCGCAAGGCTTCGGTTTCATGCGCATCTAATACAGTTTGAATGCTTGGTGTGGCTTCACAGGCAAAGAAGCCTTGGCTATCTTCAACCTTACTCACTAAAGCGCGCTGTACACCTTCTACCAGAACCTTAACAGTGCCATCAGGGAGTTTGAGCATTTGAAGAATATTGGCAATGCAGCCAACGTCATAGAGATCCTCAACCCCAGGCTCGTCCTTAGCGGCAGTCTTTTGAGCTACCAATAAAACATTTTTGCCAGCTTCCATAGCCGCTTCGAGGGCTTTAATGGATTTAGGGCGACCCACAAACAACGGGATCACCATATGCGGAAACACCACGACATCCCTTAAAGGGAGCAGTGGTAGTTGGATAGGTTCAGAGGGTAGTAATAAGTGGCCAGGCATAGGGCAAAACCTCCAAAATAGTCATTCCGTAAAAATCTCTAAAAATGCCGCACCACTAGATACGGACACTATAAGGATTAGGATACTACCTATGTGGGTATCACTCAGCGAAAAACAAGGGGGAAAAGTAGCAAAAGTGAGTGAAAAACGACTAAAAACAGTCGAAAAAGTGAAAAATTTAAGCTTTTTTGGCTTAATTCGACAGACTCATCACCTTGTTTGTAGACCAAAATAGGCTTACCGCCATCTTGAATCGTACTTTCATCAATTACTACCTTTTGAACATTCTTTAATGAAGGCAGATCGTACATCACGTCCATGAGGGATCCCTCCAAAATAGAGCGTAGGCCACGGGCACCGGTTTTACGAGCGATCGCCTTCTTCGCTATGGCAGATAGCGCTGCTACACGAACCTCTAATTCAGAGCCTTCCATAGTAAGAAGTGCTTGATATTGCTTTACTAAGGCATTCTTAGGCTCAGTCAAAATCTGTATCAAGGCGGACTCATCTAGCTGCACCAAAGTTGCCACCACAGGCAAACGACCAATTAACTCCGGGATTAAGCCAAACTTGATTAAATCTTCTGGCTCTACCTCAAGAAGTAAATCACTCACGCCACGGTCATCTTTACCCGGTACTGTCGCATTAAATCCAATGCCAGTCTTGGCGCTGCGCTGCTGAATGACTTTCTCAAGCCCATCAAATGCGCCGCCGCAAATAAAAAGAATATTCGTAGTGTCCACTTGCAGAAAATCTTGATTTGGATGTTTGCGGCCACCTTGGGGTGGAACGGACGCCATAGTGCCTTCAACCAACTTCAATAAGGCTTGCTGTACACCCTCACCCGATACATCACGCGTAA from Polynucleobacter antarcticus harbors:
- the purL gene encoding phosphoribosylformylglycinamidine synthase; this translates as MSSFCCLSGANALSAFRQQRLLASLAAQGISLESIEAQYLHFIWSEPALNPMDTEVLESLLTYGQPFHSQLKSGGSFLTKAPSQQSAISIPRFGTVSPWASKATDIARQCGLKVLRIERGIQYTWQSKQLLSPEQAQCVLDALHDRMTEVVITHPDEASVLYQTLPDRPFTRIPVLSEGRAALDRANQELGLALSDDEVVYLADNFTRLERNPSDVELIMFAQANSEHCRHKIFNSTWTIDGDDQEKSLFAMIRNTHQLHPEGTIVAYSDNSAVMVGCESETWSPQGKDHHYQKDTRLVHTLMKVETHNHPTAIAPFPGASTGAGGEIRDEGATGIGGRPKAGLTGFSVSNLHIPGTSLPWEAEIYGKPDRIATPLQIMIDGPLGGAAFNNEFGRPILGGYFRVFEQTLEGVRRGYHKPIMIAGGIGSIDSIHTAKKEIKAGHLFIQLGGPGMRIGMGGATGSSVATGTNTADLDFDSVQRGNPEMERRAQEVINACRAMGEHNPIVSIHDVGAGGISNAFPELADGAGLGAQFRLWDVPLEESGMSPAEIWCNESQERYVLAIDAQDLDLFKSLCDRERCPVALVGHATVERQLQLSDSKQVAGTDAAMPIDIPMEVLLGKPPRMHRDVKRVAQHFEELNVTDADLAQCIAWVLQQPTVASKSFLITIGDRTVGGLNARDPFVGPWQVPVADCAVTMMDYKGYRGEAMSMGERTPIAVMDAAAAARMAVGEAITNLLAADIRGLEDVKLSANWMAACGSPGEDAKLYDSVQAIGMDLCPALGISIPVGKDSLSMATAWQDGDQAKKVVSPVSLIISAFASVQDIRKTSTPLLVLKDATGASLETELILIDLGRGKNRMAGSILAQVLNQSGKLAPNVDYPEDLKSLAAAIIELRKADQLLAYHDRSDGGLFACITEMAFASHCGISINVDMIAVDVGQEQDWGDAKNWADQVSGRRHEQTLRALFNEELGAVIQVRKSDRDAVFAVLRRLNLSAYSHVVAKPNTKGNIEIWRDAKKIFTESREVLQKMWTNTSYQIARLRDNPDCADSEFALLDDLADIGMTPKLTFNAAEDVAAPFISKNLRPKVAILREQGVNSHVEMAYAMNWAGFDSYDVHMSDLLSGKASLDQFRGLIACGGFSYGDVLGAGEGWAKTILFNTQLRDQFSAFFMRQDSFALGVCNGCQMMSNLSGIIPGAQAWPKFTRNLSEQYEARLVMAEVLASPSIFTQGMEGSHLPIAIAHGEGFANFSQQGNQDSLQKQGLSALRFVDHQGKPTQTYPMNPNGSPGGLTGVTTPDGRFTVMMPHPERVFRTAQMSWSPTEWLATPDGASPWMRLFRNARVWAK
- a CDS encoding peptidylprolyl isomerase, whose protein sequence is MFDSVRKNQKILQFILLLFIVPSFAFFGISSYSEFFDKETDVVKVDGKPITAQEVDTAAKRQAERVGGNTQIAQSLPFRQAILNELLQQRILGVAVSDLRLQVGKQELVNSLQKIPQIRSLYRQDGSFDDARFKQLLASNGMNEEQFYAGQSFDLKIQQLVNSVARTELANPKLSEIISTLYDTERQVQILQFNAKDYLGKVNPSAEDLKAFYDANSRLFERPEFMDVEYIVLRADPKEDSKSFSEKADQFANITYDQSDSLKPAADKLKLSIQNQKGVTRGGAPGVSRDHPLANPKVIQSLYGDEASKNKRNTEAVQISPGVFVSARVVTLHPAQILPLSEVSSEVKRQVSQRAAEKLATTAASEKLLALDKDPKNAAGFASPIWISRSKPGNLAGPSMDEVMSVNPDKLPSVVSVSNPGVGTTLYRIDQIRQPSSSDAKAYKAQAQQIQALAAQSEFAGFMGYWRNNASVKMINPLKAANTSGAGS
- a CDS encoding spermidine synthase; translation: MTELEMAMEPVSFSESGGIRYLHFGSELIQGAMRMRDPDEIYLEYNQQMMAWLLFLETKPGMHAAQLGLGTGALTKFTHRHCPAVKSTVVELNPSVIISARTMFFTPDDDRRLETLQLDAKAFVCNSKYKNVFDAVQVDLYDAICDGPSASSLDFYQGCFDILKSPGVLTVNLFSRHKSFQVNLNHLCEAFDNRVLLFPESHDCNVVAIAFKGPILNVEWKEVSKRAKVLMEKTGLPTNTWASGLHRENAHQESKLFI
- a CDS encoding ABC transporter ATP-binding protein; the protein is MTKPLVSIIADQLSKLVKTADGELTILHDISFEIAQGESVAIVGASGSGKSTLLSLLAGLDLPSSGQISLMETNLNSLDEDGRAQLRGKHVGFVFQSFQLLPHLNAIENVMLPLELVGVGQSEARLAAKTWLEKVGLGDRLNHFPKTLSGGEQQRVALARAFINKPAILFADEPTGSLDEASGERVIELLFELNRENSSTLILVTHDPALAARCGRQLSLQGGRLV
- a CDS encoding arylesterase is translated as MFIYKFGLIGLFCLFIANHSLAQTNPVILVLGDSLSAEYGIPRGTGWVTLLEKQLVRDASPWTVFNASISGETSSGGLSRLPALLTQKKPGLVMIELGANDALRGLPISETEANLRKMIQMSKKTGAQVLLFGMQIPPNYGQTYTGKFKALFASLAREEKIELVPFFLENVASKPELFQADRLHPNVEAQSVLFKNVWGSMAPYRNLLQQTPK
- the lon gene encoding endopeptidase La — encoded protein: MPGHLLLPSEPIQLPLLPLRDVVVFPHMVIPLFVGRPKSIKALEAAMEAGKNVLLVAQKTAAKDEPGVEDLYDVGCIANILQMLKLPDGTVKVLVEGVQRALVSKVEDSQGFFACEATPSIQTVLDAHETEALRRAIMAQFDQYVKLNKKVPQEILSSLGGIDDPSRLADTICAHLPVKLEQKQRLLEMMDVVKRLESLLADLESEIDILQVEKRIRGRVKRQMEKSQREYYLNEQVKAIQKELGEGEEGADLEELEKRIKAARMPKEALKKAESELKKLKLMSPMSAEATVIRNFIDTLVNLPWKKKTKINNDLTNAEKVLDEDHYGLDKVKERILEYLAVQQRVDRVKAPILCLVGPPGVGKTSLGQSIARATNRKFVRMALGGVRDESEIRGHRRTYIGSMPGKILASLTKVGVRNPLFLLDEVDKMGMDFRGDPASALLEVLDPEQNHTFQDHYVEVDFDLSDVMFVATSNSLNIPGPLLDRLEIIRLAGYTEDEKTSIAMNYLIPKQIKNNGLKKDELKIEESAVRGIIRYYTREAGVRSLEREISKICRKVVKLLLLKKEAAPITVDADNLEKFLSVRMFDFGLAAKENQVGQVTGLAWTEVGGDLLTIEAAVMPGKGVITRTGSIGDVMKESVEAAKTVVRSRARALGIADEAFEKKDIHIHFPDGATPKDGPSAGIAITTALVSVFTGIPIRSDVAMTGEITLRGEVLPIGGLKEKLLAAHRGGIKLVLIPEENVKDLIDIPDNVKNAVEIVPVRWIDKVLELALERKPEALPDPTPEELAKKAAEASKAVEQRSSGEALKH